Genomic DNA from Peribacillus simplex:
GGGGTCTCCCCTAGACGCGCTTTTCCCGCAGGAGTCTCGTACCTTCCGTTCCAATCAACTTTGTTATTACATTTAAATAAAAACCATACCTGATGAGTTGAAGGTGTTAGTTTGGGAACATCAGTTGATGAAAGATATGTTTTCCGAACCCCTTTAGTCTACTAACTGAGTCCTCCAGATTAGTGGTTAGAGACTGTAGACAAATTCGAAGAAATCGATTTTTGCCTACAGTTTTTTATGGCTTGTACAATGAACGTCGATTTCCACTGCAGGCACTCGCTTTCCGCGGGCGGTCGGGGAGCCTCCTCGGCTTTCGCCTGCGGGGTCTCCCCTAGACGCGCTTTTCTAAGCAGGAGTCTCGTACCTTCCGTTCCAATCAACTTTGTTATAACATTTAGTTAGAAACCATACCTGATGGTTGAGGGTGTTAGCTTGGGAACTTCATTTGATGAAAGATATATTTTCCGAACCCCTTTTGTCTACAGCGGTTATTTCAAATTCTTAAATCCGTATTTTTCAAAGATTTTCATGGAGGCTTCCGTTTGGAGATAGTCATAGAATAGCTTGGCTTCCTTGGCATGATCCAGGTCATTGATCATACCGACGGGATATATGATCGGATCATGTAAATCTGCCTGGGCTGTTGCAATGATTTCAACTTTTGATGAATTGAGCGCGTCCGTTTTATAGACGAGGCCTGCGTCCACGTTCCCCGTTTCCACATATGTAAGCACTTGCCGGACATCCTTGGCATATACCAATCGATCTTCAACCTCTTTAAAGAGGTTCATGTTTTCCAAAGTTTGTTTCGCATACTGCCCTGCCGGCACAGACTCTGGAGTGCCGATCGAAATTTTTGCGGCCTTAGTGAGGTCTTCCAGTGATCCGATTCCCTTTTTGGAATCCTTTGGCACCACCAGCACCAGCTCATTGCCGACTAAATCGATTCCGTTTTTCTCTTCAATAAGACCCTCTTCCACTAATTTATCAAATTTATCTTCTGCAGCTGAGAAAAACAGGTCAACAGGTGCTCCTTGTGATATCTGCTGCTGAAGCGCTCCAGAGGCTCCAAAGTTATAATGGACTTTCACATTTGCATTTTCTTTTTCAAAAGACTTCTTTATATCATTTAAGGAATCTTGCAAACTTGCAGCTGCCGAAATCGTCAGTTCCACTTTCTCGTCAGCCTGTTGCGCCTGCTTTCCTGCATCTTTTCCTTCATCACTTGAACACCCTGCCCCCGCTATCACAAGCATCATGATCGAAAAAATCATAAGGTATATTTTCTTCAAAATCCCTCTTCCTTCCTCATTAGTTATAATTAGTTATATCTAATTATAACTAGTATAAGACGTATAAAAGGTTTTAATCAATGCCCTTTTTGCTGTGAATTTACTTTTTTAAGGACTCTAAGATACAATAAGGAACGGAGGGATGCACATGTCAAAAGAGCTTTCCTATACGATCGAGGAAGTGTCACAGCTTTTAAAGGTATCTAAATTGACAATTTATGATCTTGTTAAAAAAGGGGAACTCCCAGTATTCCGTGTGGGAAGGCAGATGAGAATGGATGCAACAGACTTGGAGCTGTATATTAATAACCATAAGTCCAGTACATCCCCCGTTGCCGAACCCCCTGGAAACGAAGTGAAGGATTCCCTTACCCTTGTCATAAGCGGGCAAGACATGGTGTTAGATATACTGGGGCAGCACATTCAGAAGCACTCCAGCTATAAAACACTGCGATCTAACACAGGAAGTCTAAGCGGTCTTATATCCATGTACAATGGGGATTCCGACATCGTTAGTTTGCATATGTTCGATGGAGATACTGGGGAATATAATCTTCCTTATATAAAAAAAATTTTGGTCGGTTATCCTTATATTTTACTTAATCTAGTTTCAAGGAAAGCTGGTTTGTATGTTAAAAAGGGAAATCCCTTCGGCCTCACCAATTGGACTGATTTAAAACATAAAGACTTGGCCATCATCAATCGGGAAAGAGGATCGGGAGCACGGATTCTTCTTGATGAGCAGCTCAGGATTCACAGAATATCTTCTAAAGATCTTAAGGGATATGCAAACGAAGAGACCAACCACTTAAGTGTGGCTTCAGCGGTTTCTGCGGGGAAAGCGGATGTGGGTGTGGGAATTGAAAAAGCTGCAAAAATCGTTGGAGTTGACTTTGTTCCATTAATTACAGAACGTTATGACCTTGTTATGTTAAAATCTCCGAAAAACGAAGAGCTCATAAACGTCGTTAAGCGGATTTTATCATCGAATCCATTTCAAGCTGAAATCAACGCTTTAGGCGATTATGATATTTCTCAGACAGGCTCTATCATTTACGAGACATATTAAACAGGAAGGCTACTGATTCGTCAGCCTTCCTGTTTCGTATGCATCAAGCCATGGTCAATGACTTCAAATGGTTCCAATTGAAGCCACCCTGCTTTGAATGCCTTTTTTCGCGTTCTTCTGTTCATGCAATTCCAAAAAGAAGACTAGCTTACTTACGGGGAACACAATACATCTCAGCTATATAGGAGTTTGGGCTGCCGGGCTAGATAGGAAGGCGTACCATTTTGATTAAGGTTAAGGATCAATTTCATGACCTCCACTATTCCCTCAGGTTTCTCCAACTCTATTTCCTTATGATAGGATTCTATGGATGTGCTCCATTTTTTCATTTTTTTCTGATCTTTTAATATACTCCGCAATTGTTTTTCAAAAGGCGTTTTCTGATTAAGTTTAAATACAAGACCTTGTTGTTTTAAATACTGCAGATTAATTTCCTCCTGCCCAGGAAGCCTGGAGTGAACAAAAATGGGAAGCCTTTTTCGCAATGCTTCGCTAATCGTGACACCGCCGGGTTTCGTAACGATCGCGTCAACTTCTTCATAAAGCCTATTCATTTCAGTCCTTGATGAGATATAAGGCAATGGTTTGATATGAGGTAAGTTCCATGTTTCGATTTCTTCATACAGCTTGTTGTTATTTCCGCAAAGGACTAAATAATCAAAGTCGGTTGAAGTCTTTAACTCATCACCTAAGTTCAAAATCCCTCCCAGACCGCTATTTCCTCCGGATATCAAAATTTTGGGCCGTTCTGTGTTTTTTTGAATAGAAGCATTTCTAGTGATTTCCTCGTGCACGGGAATGCCAGTGACCATCATCGTTTGTTTTGGTATTTGACGCTTGCTCATCAGCTTTTCTTTCACTTCTTGGCTAGGAAGAAAGTGGGCATCTATCCCTTCGCTTCCCCACACATTATTAATGAAAAAGTCCGTGTACACGTTTATTACCGGTGTGCTGCACTTCCCTTTCATCTTTAGCTGGCTCAAAAGATAGGAAGGGAAACCATGTGTGCACACAATTAAATCAGGCTCTTCCTCTGCTATCAATTGTTCCAGCTTATTCATGAATAATTGCTGATACCATTTAAATATCCGTTCCTTTGAGGAGTGTACATAAAACAGATTCTTATAGGCAAGATTATAGGTTTCCGGCGCATAACGGATCCATGTTAGATAACTGCTTGCGATGATTTTTTCTAGAGAAGTATTGGTATAACTGATTAGATCGATTTTTTTATAAGTAATCCCATTTGAATGCTTTTTTAACATATCCATTAATGCCTCTGCAACTTGATGATGCCCCGATTGCATTCGAAAGAGAGGTAAAAACAAAACCTTCTTCATATGTGTCATCTCCTAAGAAATCATTCTGAAAATACGAAAATATATAGCTCATGATATCTTCCTCTAAAAATATCGTTGAACAAATCCTTTAATGAATTTCATTTCGAACGGTTTATAAAAAGGAGCCGACTCAACTTTTGGACATTTGTTTTCTCTTTTTCATGTATTTGATAGTAACATATAGTACAAAAATAACTAAAAATACAATACCTAAATATGGAACATATTTAGGATTAACATTAAAAGCATCCCCCACATAATAACCGGCCACTATAAAAGGAACGGTCCAGAGTATGGTGCCAAATAGGGAAAAAAGGAAGTATTTCCGAAAGGGTATGGATGAGATCCCTGCAAAATATGGACTAATTTGTCTTATTCCCGGAATGTAAAATCCCAATACCAATGTTTTTTGTGCATTATCCGTATAGTTTTTCTTTGCTTTCTCCCAGCGTTCACTCGTAATCCCAATGAATCTTCCATATTTATTTATAAATGGATACCCCACATATTTTCCGCATGCATAAGCTGCAAGCATTCCGATAAAGGCGCCGAGAATTGCACACAGCATTGCCAAACCCAGTGAGAGCTTACCTTGGACAGCCAACACCCCGATTAGGAATAGAAGTGATTCTTCTGGAGCAGGCACTCCCACAATGCCGAAGAATAAAAAAAGAAAAATGATCAGGTATCCATATGAATCAATAAAATGTAAAAGCGTATCTATATTCATAATACCCCCAGAATTAGTTATAAGTCTTTTAAAGAAATGAAGTGTGTTCCTTTTTCCTTACTTTCCTGCAGGTAAATTTTTAACATTTCAATCATATGGCCTGGTGCCTCTTTATCCGCCCCCAAAGTTTCACCACAGTCATGAAGCAACAGGATGGAACCTTCCGTCGAAGTGCTTCGCAGTTGATCAAGCAAAGTATTTTTGCAATTTTCGGCCTTCCAATCCCCGAAAATGCCGGACCACATTATCACTCTATATTTCTTACTGAAAAGTGGCGTGAATAGATTAAAATGGCCCCATGGCGGTCTATAAAAAACAACCTTTTCATTCGTACATTCACTTATCGCCTTTTCAGTCATTTCCAACTGCTTCCGCAGATGGATTGGTGATAGCACCCAACTTGAAACATGATGGAAATGATGGATACCGATAGTATGTCCCTCTTCATGCATTCTTTTAATAATCTCAGGATTGCTTTTCACTTTACTGCCAACAACAAAAAATGTGGCCTTTATCTCATACTCTTTTAAAAGATCAAGCAATTTTATCGTATATTCAGGGTTTGGGCCATCATCGAAAGTTAGCGCAATCCCATGATTCGAATTGATTTTTTTGGTTATTCCCAGACTGCATACACGAATAACCACCGTTGGGATAATCGTATAAAAGATTAATAGCAATAATAAAATAATAAAACTAATCAGCCATATATGCATCACACAAAACTATCCTCTCATTATTGATATTACCAATACTGATCCTTTCCCTTTATCATAATCATTTACCACAATGCAGCAATGTTAATGCATTCAGGTAATTCATTATAAAACCTCTCCTTACAATTTAGCATTTTTTTTTCACTATTTTCACTTATCGATTATTTTTTTATTTTTGTAAAGATTCCCAGTCCAATAGCCCGCTTACAGCAAAATCATAAAACACCCAGACTAAAGAAGAAAACAGTTCTTTTCTTGAAAAGTGTTCAGTTGATTTCAGAAATCCGCTCCCTTTCCGCCGACTGCCTGCCAAGCCTCCTCACCGCAAGCGGCTGCGGGGTCTTGGCTAGCCAGTTTTTCGGCAGGAGTGTCGCAAATTTCTTCAATTCAATAAGGATTACAGGAAAAAAACATTAAGTATAATCTGGTCTTGTCTAATTATCATGGTTCGGGGTGAGAGCATTCCGAACCCCTGTTGTCGGCAAACTATAAGCAAAACCAGTTTGCCTACAGTTCTTTTCTTGAAAAGTGTTCAGTTGATTTCAGAAATCCGCTCCCTTTCCGCCGACTGCCTGCCAAGCCTCCTCACCGCAAGCGGCTGCGGGGTCTCGACTAGCCAGTTTTTCGGCAAGAGTGTCGCAAATTTCTTTAATCCAATAAGGATTACAGAAAAAAACATTAAGTATAATCTGGTCTTGTCTAATTATCATGGTTCGGGGTGAGAGCAGTCCGAACCCCTGTTGTCGGCAAACTCTATGCAAAACCAGTTTGCCTACAGTTTTTTTCTTGAAAAGTGTTCAGTTGATTTCAGAAATCCGCTCCCTTTCCGCCGACTGCCTGCCAAGCCTCCTCACCGCAAGCGGCTGCGGGGTCTCGACTAGCCAGTTTTTCGGCAGGAGTGTCGCAAATTTCTTTAATCCAATAAGGATTACAGGAAAAAAACATTAAGTATAATCTGGTCTTGTCTAATTATCATGGTTCGGGGTGAGAGCAGTCCGAACCCCTGTTGTCGGCAACTCTATACAAAACCAGTTTGCCTCAACTTTTTCTTGAAAAGTGTTCAGTTGATTTCTTCCATCCAATAAGTTTACCTGCAGATTTTTCAAAAAATATTCCAGTTGATTGGAGCGGGTGTTCGAGACTCCTGCGGGAAATGCGAGTCCAGGGGAGACCCCACAGGCGCAAAGCGCCGAGGAGGCTCCCGGACCGCCCGCGGAAAGCGAGTGCCTGGAGAGGAAATCAACATTCTATATTATCAAACCCTCAAAAAAACCATTCAGTTCATTCTTCCATCCAATAAGTTTACCTGCAGATTTTTCAAAAAATATTCCAGTTGATTGGAACGGGTGTTCGAGACTCCTGCGGGAAATGCGCGTACAGGGGAGACCCCACAGGCGCAAAGCGCCGAAGAGGCTCCCGGACCGCCCGCGGAAAGCGAGTGCCTGGAGAGGAAATCAACATTCTATATTATCAAACCCTCAAAAAAACCATTCAGTTCATTCTTCCATTCAATAAGTTTACCTGCAGATTTTTTAAAAACATTCCTATTGATTGGAACGGAAGGCACGAGACTCCTGCGGGAAATGCGAGTCCAAGGGAGACCCCACAGGCGCAAAGCGCCGAGGAGGCTCCCGGACCGCCCGCGGAAAGCGAGTGCCTGGAGAGGAAATCAACATTTTATATTATCAAACTTTCAAAATACCATTCAGTTCATTCTTCCATCCAATAAGTTTACCGCAGATTTTTCAAAAAATATTCCAGTTGATTGGAGCGGGTGTTCGAGACTCCTGCGGGAAATGCGCGTACAGGGGAGACCCCACAGGCGCAAAGCGCCGAGGAGGCTCCCGGACCGCCCGCGGAAAGCGAGTGCCTGGAGAGGAAATCAACATTCTATATTATCAAACCCTCAAAAAACCATTCAGTTCATTCTTCCATCCAATAAGTTTACCTGCAGATTTTTTTAAATCATTCCAGTTGATTGGAGCGGGTGTTCGAGACTCCTGCGGGAAATGCGCGTACAGGGGAGACCCCACAGGCGCAAAGCGCCGAGGAGGCTCCCGGACCGCCCGCGGAAAGCGAGTGCCTGGAGAGGAAATCAACATTTTATATTATCAAACCCTCAAAAAACCATTCAGTTCATTTCTTCAACCCAGTTAGGGTTTCATAAAACAGTATTTTATCGACAAACTGAAAAAAAACACCCTAAGGGTGTTTTTTCAAAAAAATCCAATTAAAGAGCGCATTCTTCAATTTCAAATCCCAGGTCTTCGATGATTCCCCAATCCGCTGTGGGTTCTTGACCGGCTGTCGTTAAATAATCGCCGACGAAGATGGAATTGGCTGCATAAAGCGCCATGGGCTGCATGGAACGGAGATTGACCTCACGACCGCCGGCCAGACGAATTTCTTTGCTCGGATTAACGAATCTCATCATCGAAATCAATTTCAGGCATTTAGTGGGGGTCAACTCGGAAGTTCCCTCAAGCGGCGTTCCGTCAATTGCATTGAGAAAATTACAAGGAATGGAATCTGCATCAAGGCTTCGTAAGGATAGGGCGATTTCCACCGCTTCCTCCTCAGATTCCCCCATACCGAAAATGGCACCAGAACATGGGGACATACCAGCATCCTTCACAGCTTCAACTGTATCTACCCGGTCTTCATATGTATGTGTCGATGTAATTTTGCTGTAGTTTTCCTGTGATGTATTCAAGTTGTGGTTGTAGCGATGAACGCCCGCTTCCGCCAGTTTGCCGGCATGTTCCTCATTCAGGAAACCTAAACAGCAGCAGATTTTAAGATCCGTCGTTTCGCGGATTTCCTTTACCGCTTCAATGACATGATCGATTTCCCTGTTGGTCGGACGCCGGCCGGACGCAACGATGCAATAAGTACCCGCTTTGCGACGAATTGATTCTTGCGCTCCCTCGACAATCTTTTCTTTAGTCAGCCAAGCATATTTATCGATCGGGGCTTCCGAAACGATCGACTGCGAGCAGTAGCCGCAATCTTCGGGACATAATCCTGACTTCGTATTGATGATCATATTCAATTTAACCTTTTTCCCATAATGGTGCTTACGTATGAGATAGGCTGCATTCAGAATTTCCAAAACCTCTTCGTCTGGGGCTTGTACGATGGATAATGCCTCTTCCTCCGTCACTTTATATCCTTTGATAACGTTCTCCGCTAACATCTTCCAATCCCTAACCAATGTTTCCAAACCTAATCCCTCTTTTCTTTTAATGTTCTATATTCCTTCCCATGAATCTTCCACGATTAATTACCTGAATCCTTGGAACGGATTGGTTCATTTTGCACACTCAAGACATAATAAAACTTTTAATATGTTAACCTTTAATATTTTAAGTTAACATATTGTTTGAATAATAACATACAAACAAAATATTATTCAATGATCTTTTTTCAATATTTTCCTAGTATGCCCTTCAAATCCTAAGAAAGCTGGCACTTTATATGTTAACTAAATATATAAATTAGTTGACATATAAAATGGGATTCAGGCAAACTAATAGTGGGCATTCTGCCAGCCATATCTAAAAAGGAGGTTGAAAACCTTGAAGGCAAGGACGATTTCTTATGTGGCCCTTTTTACCGCGTTAACTGCCATTGGCGCCTTTATTAAGATACCTATCCCTTACATACCATTCACACTGCAAATTCTGGCAGTCTATTTGGCAGGCGCATTATTGGGGCCCCGGCTTGGGATGCTCAGTCAGTTATGCTATGTCTTGATCGGACTTATCGGGGTGCCCGTGTTTGCTGAAGGCGGGGGATTCGGCTATATATTCAAACCCACTTTCGGCTATTTGCTCGGATATATACTTGGAGCCTATGTAAATGGATGGCTGATCAACCGGTTTTCCCTCTCAACGATCCGTTCCATATTCTTTGCTAATGCCGCCTCTTTACTGACAGTTTACTTTTTCGGCTGCATCTGGC
This window encodes:
- the modA gene encoding molybdate ABC transporter substrate-binding protein, producing the protein MKKIYLMIFSIMMLVIAGAGCSSDEGKDAGKQAQQADEKVELTISAAASLQDSLNDIKKSFEKENANVKVHYNFGASGALQQQISQGAPVDLFFSAAEDKFDKLVEEGLIEEKNGIDLVGNELVLVVPKDSKKGIGSLEDLTKAAKISIGTPESVPAGQYAKQTLENMNLFKEVEDRLVYAKDVRQVLTYVETGNVDAGLVYKTDALNSSKVEIIATAQADLHDPIIYPVGMINDLDHAKEAKLFYDYLQTEASMKIFEKYGFKNLK
- a CDS encoding helix-turn-helix transcriptional regulator, producing the protein MSKELSYTIEEVSQLLKVSKLTIYDLVKKGELPVFRVGRQMRMDATDLELYINNHKSSTSPVAEPPGNEVKDSLTLVISGQDMVLDILGQHIQKHSSYKTLRSNTGSLSGLISMYNGDSDIVSLHMFDGDTGEYNLPYIKKILVGYPYILLNLVSRKAGLYVKKGNPFGLTNWTDLKHKDLAIINRERGSGARILLDEQLRIHRISSKDLKGYANEETNHLSVASAVSAGKADVGVGIEKAAKIVGVDFVPLITERYDLVMLKSPKNEELINVVKRILSSNPFQAEINALGDYDISQTGSIIYETY
- a CDS encoding MGDG synthase family glycosyltransferase, which encodes MKKVLFLPLFRMQSGHHQVAEALMDMLKKHSNGITYKKIDLISYTNTSLEKIIASSYLTWIRYAPETYNLAYKNLFYVHSSKERIFKWYQQLFMNKLEQLIAEEEPDLIVCTHGFPSYLLSQLKMKGKCSTPVINVYTDFFINNVWGSEGIDAHFLPSQEVKEKLMSKRQIPKQTMMVTGIPVHEEITRNASIQKNTERPKILISGGNSGLGGILNLGDELKTSTDFDYLVLCGNNNKLYEEIETWNLPHIKPLPYISSRTEMNRLYEEVDAIVTKPGGVTISEALRKRLPIFVHSRLPGQEEINLQYLKQQGLVFKLNQKTPFEKQLRSILKDQKKMKKWSTSIESYHKEIELEKPEGIVEVMKLILNLNQNGTPSYLARQPKLLYS
- a CDS encoding DedA family protein; translation: MNIDTLLHFIDSYGYLIIFLFLFFGIVGVPAPEESLLFLIGVLAVQGKLSLGLAMLCAILGAFIGMLAAYACGKYVGYPFINKYGRFIGITSERWEKAKKNYTDNAQKTLVLGFYIPGIRQISPYFAGISSIPFRKYFLFSLFGTILWTVPFIVAGYYVGDAFNVNPKYVPYLGIVFLVIFVLYVTIKYMKKRKQMSKS
- a CDS encoding polysaccharide deacetylase family protein, coding for MHIWLISFIILLLLLIFYTIIPTVVIRVCSLGITKKINSNHGIALTFDDGPNPEYTIKLLDLLKEYEIKATFFVVGSKVKSNPEIIKRMHEEGHTIGIHHFHHVSSWVLSPIHLRKQLEMTEKAISECTNEKVVFYRPPWGHFNLFTPLFSKKYRVIMWSGIFGDWKAENCKNTLLDQLRSTSTEGSILLLHDCGETLGADKEAPGHMIEMLKIYLQESKEKGTHFISLKDL
- the bioB gene encoding biotin synthase BioB, with product MLAENVIKGYKVTEEEALSIVQAPDEEVLEILNAAYLIRKHHYGKKVKLNMIINTKSGLCPEDCGYCSQSIVSEAPIDKYAWLTKEKIVEGAQESIRRKAGTYCIVASGRRPTNREIDHVIEAVKEIRETTDLKICCCLGFLNEEHAGKLAEAGVHRYNHNLNTSQENYSKITSTHTYEDRVDTVEAVKDAGMSPCSGAIFGMGESEEEAVEIALSLRSLDADSIPCNFLNAIDGTPLEGTSELTPTKCLKLISMMRFVNPSKEIRLAGGREVNLRSMQPMALYAANSIFVGDYLTTAGQEPTADWGIIEDLGFEIEECAL
- a CDS encoding biotin transporter BioY — translated: MKARTISYVALFTALTAIGAFIKIPIPYIPFTLQILAVYLAGALLGPRLGMLSQLCYVLIGLIGVPVFAEGGGFGYIFKPTFGYLLGYILGAYVNGWLINRFSLSTIRSIFFANAASLLTVYFFGCIWLYGAMKWIVETPLSINQTILYGFLLPVPGDLMLCILCAVIIQQVRPRIAKYINIKELNHPWAKPTL